The following nucleotide sequence is from Nothobranchius furzeri strain GRZ-AD chromosome 11, NfurGRZ-RIMD1, whole genome shotgun sequence.
cttgattgcaagtgtccagctgggcacctagtcgaaccagcagatctgctccaatgagtgcaggtggatcaagctgtggtatgatgctgaatgtatgtgtgttctgtcttgctccaagttggatagtcagagagcagacctctggcgctttcaggagcctctgcggccaagtaggtgacaagagccgatggctacgtgtcacactgaccagaagggggtccttctgacgcaggtgttcaaacgtctgctggctgatggctgacttttcagaccaaagagcaaggcgagcatctgagatgtgggtgcagttgatggtaggaccaccaactatgtgtggtgcatatggctgcaggctgacgttcttcagcgagcagagaaaagatgaatgtgtgcggaacggagttccaggagcggtttcatgcctttgcaggcggtcatcgtctgtgggagccgtagggaggggcatgaccttggaacaagggttttgcggctcacttatgctgacttcaagaatggaggatggtcggctgctatctgggttccagggcttaggtgtgtccacctgggcccacagttgacccttctggcagtcgatgaggggagctagacgttcaagcaggtcctgaccaatgagaagtggttcagtgtctagctggcagacataaaacgggtgaaccagagtcatgtcttggaaggtgatgtccagccacgcccggtgagtgatacactcccgggtctgggtgtagctggtgattttcaggtcacaaggttcaacctggactggtttcccgagcgaccgcatggtgtcagacacgcgatggaacaatgtggagcacatcagggtgatttctgagccggtatccagcagagcatcaacctgtatgcacccacctacgttggtgctacagtacaaacggcgagcatgatcatggtttgttaagtcaccaaggaacttcagaaatttagcatcaggtttctctcagggggtagatttcaggagactcctgtgatctaccagtagtgttcccccagctgatcaggtaggtcctggccacgctgggaggttgagccacgcctagtcatgcggacgttggctctgggtctggcttcttagaagcagactttggtgcaggggtctcatctgcagatctcagctgttccttctgtttagctaggaactgctgaaacatctcctggaggtcggctttggtcaagtactcacctgcggacttgtgttcgggacctacctgtgggcggcgctccttaaaccttccactgttccgacctgcctgccgttggttttggttgggccacttcctgtctgattgtccagacctaggcggccaatcagcaccccccttcccctgttgaggagattgggactgctttcgtggtttagcaggtctagatttagcagattttggcttagtgggtggagcttctgtgccttcgagctccaaacgcggctcggtgtcgggagctaggtgcatgacgcggtgatgtgcgtcaggcttttggggctttccgccagcttcccaagcctgttgagcgtatctcctaatctcctgagttgtcagttttttcatccgacaatacattgagacttcggagcgaacacactcgtgcaggttgtgaatgaacagggatctgaaggcagggtcttcctcgagcccagggccgtttcgaccttggaaataagcacttttgagtcggcgataattctctctggggggttcgttcctcccgtgtttgatggagaaggcccccattgtagctgacgcagagtctgcatacgtggcgtattcatccctcaacgctcggcagagcgaggagtaccgatctcgaatgtcaggtggtagagtttccatgaaaccgtgcaccgttctagatgtggttttccaaattagcttgagcttttcccttgaagaaggtgctggaagatcaagcagacaacgttctatctccctgagataatcgtcaacgttggattcattggtgttaggatcaaagcgttctatgtctttagctagcgattcaatttgacgtacacggagccctgactcacggtacggcgcgtcatcctctgactctgacccacggtctgtctcagagagcgctggatatcgctggtgtgctctgggctcccaatgttgactcctggggcccaaatcggggtccggcatgctgtgacgggctgctggcacgtcacgggggtgtcctgggaggtcctcctcccggggcacgtcggcgtagtgcagcctgcgtctttcaactggggcttctgcgtaatacactttgtccggatacggactggcgtatgatgctttgtcctgcagctggttaccggcatgccgaataccggagtagctaggatgggtggatggttgaggtgcaggttggggtgcataaccccaatcggcaccttgcacccttcgtggactgggggagcggtctaaatagaggtgccgctcagctggtcgacttctcacagattgagaacaccgtgaagatgagggtggtggtccaacctggggttcgagggcgaattgccctcggcccctagatggtcctgaatgccctatagtgtgtgtagggaaaagggccgaaggttgggacagataagcttcgtctctcccctgcggcatgcgtccgtccagagagtcaaggtgtttccccccttcccactgtctgttgtcatcagcagaagggggcggggtcttctccccatcttccccagaatcggtgcgggtgtcgtcgtcctcctcatccttcagacttccatttcgctgtttttcagctagcatactctggaggttcaagatctctcgatcatgttggagtcctttctgatagaggatcagggctaacttagccaagtgaacctggattggtttagtaccatccgggttttctatttgatcaagtacagcgtcaagctgttcttcagtgacatccctagaagggtagtcgggttctcgagcaaccgcgaccagtttggacaaaaattgtccagaaagtaggccaggttcatagtcgtgggccgcagcgccacctggttgctgggagttggtcagttcactactctgtccctccattttaacaaccgaaccaaaatagcctagtagagcttctgcagatagctcaaactgcaccttttgggcagcaactgctagctttgtagcagaaaaacactaaattaacctttgtgcgcacaggttttagcgttttaagattgcacggaatgccgtgactgacgcttaaaatactattcctttcagtattttagcaaaagctggtgcgttgccatagcaacgtcttacaacacttgcagtgttaaatatgctagttattccttcagaatattagcaaacagggtgttatcagtctttgagtgaaggtttcagttagttataatagccactgtgagttaaagtcgctaaattagcagttaattttagcctaaaagggttagtcagaattacttacacgctgcacctttaatgaggaactgaattttaacctaaaaggttagccagaattaattacacgttgcacctttaaggaaaaactgaattttaacctaaaaggttagccagaattaattacacgttgcacctttaaggaaaagctgaattttaacctaaaaggttaaccagaat
It contains:
- the LOC139073232 gene encoding uncharacterized protein, which encodes MEGQSSELTNSQQPGGAAAHDYEPGLLSGQFLSKLVAVAREPDYPSRDVTEEQLDAVLDQIENPDGTKPIQVHLAKLALILYQKGLQHDREILNLQSMLAEKQRNGSLKDEEDDDTRTDSGEDGEKTPPPSADDNRQWEGGKHLDSLDGRMPQGRDEAYLSQPSALFPTHTIGHSGPSRGRGQFALEPQVGPPPSSSRCSQSVRSRPAERHLYLDRSPSPRRVQGADWGYAPQPAPQPSTHPSYSGIRHAGNQLQDKASYASPYPDKVYYAEAPVERRRLHYADVPREEDLPGHPRDVPAARHSMPDPDLGPRSQHWEPRAHQRYPALSETDRGSESEDDAPYRESGLRVRQIESLAKDIERFDPNTNESNVDDYLREIERCLLDLPAPSSREKLKLIWKTTSRTVHGFMETLPPDIRDRYSSLCRALRDEYATYADSASATMGAFSIKHGRNEPPRENYRRLKSAYFQGRNGPGLEEDPAFRSLFIHNLHECVRSEVSMYCRMKKLTTQEIRRYAQQAWEAGGKPQKPDAHHRVMHLAPDTEPRLELEGTEAPPTKPKSAKSRPAKPRKQSQSPQQGKGGADWPPRSGQSDRKWPNQNQRQAGRNSGRFKERRPQVGPEHKSAGEYLTKADLQEMFQQFLAKQKEQLRSADETPAPKSASKKPDPEPTSA